TTGTGGAAGTTGTATGCGATCCCGACGACGGCGAGCCCGACGAACACCACGCCGAACAGAACGAAGAACCACGGCGCCCCCATCGACGCCGCCCCGATGGTCCAGCACACGCCGAAAATGGCAGCCGCCACTCCGCCGATCGCCCCCATCGCCGAAGGTCCCCGTCCGGGTTTGATGCTGTACATGGCCTTCCTCCTGCCCTGTCAGTCCGCTCGCCAACACCGGTCAGTATAACACTTCAACGACAAGGAACCAAGCCGCTTCGCTGGAGATCGCCCGACGGTCAGCTCTTCCGCATCTTCTTCGCTACGTTCGCGTGCTTCTGTTCAAATCGGGATCGTGCGTTTCGAGGAGCCTGCGGATAAACTCGTGCTTGGCGCTGGTGTAGGACCGCCGGTCGTTGGCAAAAGTGGCGGCCAGGCGGGTCTTGAGGCCCGCGTATTGCTCCCGTATCTCAGCGTCGCCGCGGAGCAGGTCGCGGAAGAGCAGGTAGTTCGCCCATTGGGCGTCATCCCGATCCACCACGTGCAGGTGGACGGTCCGCACCTCCGGCTCGGACTCGCGGACAAACAGGTGCCCCCCTTCGCCGCCGCCGTCGCCGCGATAGATGTAGTTCAACGGCTCAAGCCGGTCGATCAGCATCGCCATGGCCTCGACGGACCACACAGCCGCTGCAATATCGAGAATCGGCTTGGCCGGCAAACCCGCCACCGCCGTGCTGCCGACGTGCTGAACGTCGACCACCAACTCGCCGCAGACGCCCGCGATCTCACGGCAAACCTCCGCCGCCAGACCGACCCATCCCGGTTCGTGGTCCACGATCCGCACGGTATATCGCCTCAGTCCTACCAGCGGTTGACGATCTGACTTGTCCACGTTACTCACACCTGCGCCAGAAGGACCACGTAGTTCTCGCCGTACTGCTTCGCGCACTTCGGACACGTCGTGTAGAAGAAGTACAGCTTCCGAAGCTCCTTGCCCCGCTCGCGGACGAACGTTTTCA
The sequence above is drawn from the Phycisphaerae bacterium genome and encodes:
- a CDS encoding GrpB family protein, whose protein sequence is MDKSDRQPLVGLRRYTVRIVDHEPGWVGLAAEVCREIAGVCGELVVDVQHVGSTAVAGLPAKPILDIAAAVWSVEAMAMLIDRLEPLNYIYRGDGGGEGGHLFVRESEPEVRTVHLHVVDRDDAQWANYLLFRDLLRGDAEIREQYAGLKTRLAATFANDRRSYTSAKHEFIRRLLETHDPDLNRSTRT